In one Streptomyces venezuelae genomic region, the following are encoded:
- a CDS encoding ABC transporter permease — MTAVLRILARRVALLVPLLLGIVLFVFLVMRFSDVDPASAFFQGANPTPEQLQRFREENGLLDPLPVRYVVFVGDLLQGDMGISVLNRSPVVDQIATALPLTMQLTFLGLGIAVVLSLSLGITAAIYRDRLPDQLIRVVSLTGVAAPGFWLALLMIQYLAVDLGWFPTGGYINPADSFTGWLRTMTLPALALSLPVAAGLTRIIRTAVVEELDKDYVRTAIGNGLPPVVVVGRNVLRNALINPLTVLGLRVGYLLGGAVVIETIFSLPGMGKLMIDAVKNGDPAVVQGVVITTAVGFVVVNLVIDVLYLLVNPRLRGTS, encoded by the coding sequence GTGACCGCTGTCCTCAGAATCCTGGCCCGCCGCGTCGCCCTGCTCGTGCCGCTGCTGCTCGGCATCGTGCTCTTCGTCTTCCTCGTGATGCGCTTCTCCGACGTCGACCCGGCGTCCGCGTTCTTCCAGGGCGCCAACCCGACCCCCGAGCAGCTCCAGCGGTTCCGGGAGGAGAACGGGCTCCTCGACCCGCTGCCCGTCCGCTACGTCGTCTTCGTGGGCGACCTGCTCCAGGGCGACATGGGCATCAGCGTCCTCAACCGCTCCCCCGTCGTCGACCAGATCGCCACCGCGCTCCCGCTCACCATGCAGCTCACCTTCCTGGGCCTCGGCATCGCGGTGGTGCTCTCCCTCTCCCTCGGCATCACCGCCGCGATCTACCGTGACCGGCTGCCCGACCAGCTGATCCGCGTGGTCTCCCTGACCGGCGTCGCGGCGCCCGGCTTCTGGCTGGCGCTGCTGATGATCCAGTACCTGGCCGTCGACCTCGGCTGGTTCCCGACCGGCGGCTACATCAACCCCGCCGACTCCTTCACCGGCTGGCTCAGGACCATGACGCTGCCCGCCCTCGCGCTCTCGCTGCCCGTGGCGGCGGGCCTCACCCGCATCATCCGCACCGCCGTCGTCGAGGAGCTCGACAAGGACTACGTACGGACGGCCATCGGCAACGGTCTGCCCCCGGTGGTCGTCGTCGGCCGCAACGTCCTGCGCAACGCCCTCATCAACCCCCTCACCGTGCTCGGCCTGCGCGTCGGCTATCTGCTCGGCGGCGCGGTCGTCATCGAGACGATCTTCTCGCTGCCCGGCATGGGGAAGCTGATGATCGACGCCGTGAAGAACGGCGACCCGGCCGTGGTGCAGGGCGTCGTCATCACCACCGCCGTCGGCTTCGTGGTCGTGAACCTCGTCATCGACGTCCTCTACCTGCTGGTCAACCCACGCCTGAGGGGGACGAGTTGA
- a CDS encoding ABC transporter substrate-binding protein, with protein MCRAVPPDRRSFLKYTGALGAAAAVGTTLSACSSGPESTNETGGGGQGGSATLMAVIGYGNDGSWDPTQTASAFAMAGNEHIYEGLLGTDPISREPYAALATELPNDLKATTWKFTLRPGAKWHDGKPVTADDVVFVFERILDPKTQTLAKGFFEGWLKEVRKVDATSVELILQFPFPDGAARLSLAKIMPKHVFSKPGAWDEATKGKAVGSGPYRMASHHPKSNTTFEAFGDYNGPRKAAFKKMNWLTIVDAAPRVAKISGSSAEAEIADNIPYANIGQLKKSGMTVEGGAGMNNLFLLFNTAHKPFDDVRVRQALHYAIDREKMIQAALKGHGRAATSFLNESNPAYRPAKTVYGYDLDKAKKLLKAAGVGKLSINLMAVNVSWIVDCLPTIQDGWEKLGVDVTLDPQETTAVFTKLDQKKDFQVVAAASNPNQFGLDADLIMHYNYGPENIWMGYARWADNAVAKKLFKDMDQATREPEASRKRAMIQDYIDTVAQQAVLYPVVHNELMTAWDPKKITGVKAQPYPGINLLQAKWV; from the coding sequence ATGTGCCGTGCCGTCCCGCCGGACCGCCGGTCCTTCCTCAAGTACACGGGTGCGCTGGGCGCGGCCGCCGCTGTGGGCACCACGCTCTCCGCCTGCTCGTCGGGGCCCGAGTCCACCAACGAGACCGGGGGCGGCGGGCAGGGCGGGAGTGCGACGCTCATGGCCGTCATCGGGTACGGGAACGACGGGAGCTGGGATCCGACCCAGACCGCGTCCGCCTTCGCGATGGCCGGGAACGAGCACATCTACGAGGGGCTCCTCGGGACCGATCCGATCAGCCGTGAGCCGTACGCCGCGCTCGCCACCGAGCTCCCGAACGACCTGAAGGCGACGACGTGGAAGTTCACGCTGCGCCCGGGCGCCAAGTGGCACGACGGCAAGCCCGTCACCGCCGACGACGTCGTGTTCGTCTTCGAACGGATCCTCGACCCCAAGACGCAGACCCTCGCCAAGGGGTTCTTCGAGGGGTGGCTCAAGGAGGTCAGGAAGGTCGACGCGACGTCCGTCGAGCTGATCCTCCAGTTCCCGTTCCCCGACGGTGCCGCCCGCCTCTCCCTCGCCAAGATCATGCCGAAGCACGTCTTCTCGAAGCCCGGCGCGTGGGACGAGGCGACGAAGGGGAAGGCCGTCGGCTCGGGGCCGTACAGGATGGCCTCGCACCACCCGAAGTCGAACACGACCTTCGAGGCCTTCGGCGACTACAACGGACCGCGCAAGGCCGCGTTCAAGAAGATGAACTGGCTGACCATCGTCGACGCCGCACCCCGCGTCGCGAAGATCTCCGGCAGCAGCGCCGAGGCGGAGATCGCCGACAACATCCCGTACGCCAACATCGGGCAGCTGAAGAAGAGCGGGATGACCGTCGAGGGCGGGGCCGGGATGAACAACTTGTTCCTGCTCTTCAACACCGCCCACAAGCCGTTCGACGACGTCCGCGTCCGGCAGGCCCTGCACTACGCCATAGACCGCGAGAAGATGATCCAGGCCGCCCTCAAGGGGCACGGCAGGGCGGCGACCTCGTTCCTCAACGAGTCCAACCCCGCCTACCGGCCCGCCAAGACGGTGTACGGGTACGACCTGGACAAGGCGAAGAAGCTGCTCAAAGCCGCCGGCGTCGGCAAGCTGAGCATCAACCTCATGGCCGTCAACGTGAGCTGGATCGTCGACTGCCTGCCCACCATCCAGGACGGCTGGGAGAAGCTCGGCGTCGACGTCACCCTCGACCCGCAGGAGACCACCGCCGTCTTCACCAAACTGGACCAGAAGAAGGACTTCCAGGTCGTCGCGGCCGCCTCCAACCCCAACCAGTTCGGGCTCGACGCCGACCTGATCATGCACTACAACTACGGCCCCGAGAACATCTGGATGGGCTACGCGCGCTGGGCCGACAACGCTGTCGCGAAGAAGCTCTTCAAGGACATGGACCAGGCCACCCGCGAACCCGAGGCGTCGAGGAAGCGGGCCATGATCCAGGACTACATCGACACCGTGGCGCAGCAGGCCGTGCTCTATCCCGTCGTGCACAACGAACTCATGACGGCCTGGGACCCGAAGAAGATCACCGGCGTCAAGGCCCAGCCGTATCCGGGCATCAACCTCCTCCAGGCCAAGTGGGTATGA
- a CDS encoding aminotransferase class I/II-fold pyridoxal phosphate-dependent enzyme yields the protein MTTELSPDAPALDGLLEQARKDYDALVGRGLSLDLTRGKPAPEQLDLAEELLSLPGTRYTAAGGTDVRNYGGLQGLPELREIFAELLQVPAGQLLALGNSSLELMHDCIVHALLGVLPGAESRWVDQERIAFLCPVPGYDRHFGLCERFGIDMIPVAMTAEGPDMDEVERLVAEDPAVKGIWCVPKYSNPDGVVYSDETVARLAAMPTAAPDFRIFWDNAYAAHHLTDEPAEIADLLAACAAAGHEDRAFVFGSTSKITSAGAGVAFFGSSPANVQWLLANNQKRSIGPDKVNQLRHVMFLKDADGVRAHMERQRALLQPKFETVARILDEELGGTGLATWTSPKGGYFVTLTVPDGCAKDVVRRAAEAGIVLTPAGATHPHGDDPRDAVIRVAPSYPGLAELDEAIKGLTVCVRLVGYEKTADAR from the coding sequence ATGACCACCGAGCTGAGCCCCGACGCCCCGGCCCTCGACGGCCTGCTGGAGCAGGCCCGGAAGGACTACGACGCCCTCGTGGGACGCGGGCTCTCCCTCGACCTGACCCGGGGCAAGCCCGCGCCCGAGCAGCTCGACCTCGCCGAGGAGCTGCTGAGCCTGCCCGGCACCCGGTACACCGCGGCCGGCGGCACCGACGTCCGCAACTACGGCGGACTCCAGGGCCTGCCCGAGCTCCGGGAGATCTTCGCCGAGCTGCTCCAGGTGCCCGCCGGCCAGCTGCTCGCGCTCGGCAACTCCAGCCTGGAGCTGATGCACGACTGCATCGTGCACGCCCTCCTCGGCGTGCTGCCCGGCGCCGAGTCGCGCTGGGTGGACCAGGAGCGCATCGCGTTCCTGTGTCCCGTGCCCGGCTACGACCGGCACTTCGGCCTCTGCGAGCGGTTCGGCATCGACATGATCCCCGTGGCCATGACGGCCGAGGGGCCCGACATGGACGAGGTCGAGCGGCTCGTCGCCGAGGACCCGGCGGTCAAGGGCATCTGGTGCGTGCCGAAGTACAGCAACCCCGACGGCGTCGTCTACAGCGACGAGACCGTGGCGCGCCTCGCCGCGATGCCCACCGCCGCCCCCGACTTCCGCATCTTCTGGGACAACGCGTACGCGGCCCACCACCTCACCGACGAGCCCGCCGAGATCGCGGACCTGCTCGCCGCCTGCGCCGCCGCGGGCCACGAGGACCGCGCGTTCGTCTTCGGCTCCACCTCGAAGATCACCTCCGCGGGCGCGGGCGTCGCCTTCTTCGGCTCCTCGCCCGCCAACGTGCAGTGGCTGCTCGCCAACAACCAGAAGCGGTCGATCGGCCCCGACAAGGTCAACCAGCTGCGGCACGTCATGTTCCTGAAGGACGCGGACGGCGTACGCGCCCACATGGAGCGCCAGCGCGCCCTGCTGCAGCCCAAGTTCGAGACGGTCGCCCGGATCCTGGACGAGGAGCTCGGCGGCACCGGCCTCGCGACCTGGACCTCGCCCAAGGGCGGCTACTTCGTGACCCTCACCGTCCCGGACGGCTGCGCCAAGGACGTCGTGCGCCGCGCCGCCGAGGCGGGCATCGTGCTGACCCCGGCCGGCGCGACGCACCCGCACGGCGACGACCCGCGCGACGCGGTCATCCGCGTGGCGCCGAGCTACCCCGGCCTCGCGGAGCTCGACGAGGCGATCAAGGGCCTCACCGTGTGCGTGCGTCTCGTCGGGTACGAGAAGACGGCCGACGCCCGCTAG
- a CDS encoding PH domain-containing protein — translation MSGLAATKSEAGQDAEQDTDWQRLDRRSLLLTVQMTGGVVTAIGVPVTLSFQGWVAMGPVIAWAVGISLFVIGGGVGIDALRLRHSRYRVGPERAELRSGILFVKHRSLSRERIRSVDLVAHPLLRLLGLVEVRIGTGEQSAGQEATLELRPVRRAEGERLRRELLNRAAAGGASDVEGTIASLDPRWIRYAPLSFVTSALAAAAGGAVMQVSEWFGVQEDVIEWVGDVFRGMSVTGMVLALIALGLAVGSVGALGLWVEMWWNYRLEREPGGTLRVRRGLFTTRSVSLEEARLRGVDVVEPLGLRLSGAARVDAVATGLSRRDEEDQAGPSTLLPAAPRRLADGVAAQVLREPVTPTATELAPHPRVARARRIRWAVSAALAPALVLLLLGALLGVRVLTYLGVGTAVVLVPVAVALARDAYRSLGHALDGDYLVVRSGTLRRSTVALRRGGVIGWTVKQSVLQRRAGLVTLSATTAAGAQAYAAYDVGEAEGLAFAERAVPGLLAPFLEGRNP, via the coding sequence GTGAGCGGCCTCGCGGCGACGAAGTCGGAGGCCGGACAGGACGCCGAGCAGGACACGGACTGGCAGCGGCTCGACCGGCGTTCGCTGCTCCTCACCGTCCAGATGACGGGCGGCGTCGTGACCGCCATCGGCGTGCCGGTCACCCTCAGCTTCCAGGGGTGGGTGGCCATGGGGCCGGTCATCGCCTGGGCGGTGGGCATCAGCCTGTTCGTCATCGGCGGCGGCGTCGGCATCGACGCGCTGCGGCTGCGCCACAGCCGGTACCGCGTCGGGCCCGAGCGGGCCGAGCTGCGCAGCGGCATCCTCTTCGTCAAGCACCGCTCCCTGAGCCGCGAGCGCATACGCTCCGTCGACCTGGTCGCCCACCCGCTGCTGCGCCTCCTCGGCCTGGTGGAGGTCCGCATAGGCACCGGCGAGCAGAGCGCGGGCCAGGAGGCCACGCTCGAACTGCGGCCCGTGCGCAGGGCGGAGGGCGAGCGGCTGCGGCGCGAGCTGCTCAACCGGGCGGCGGCGGGCGGCGCGTCCGACGTGGAGGGCACGATCGCCTCCCTCGACCCGCGCTGGATCCGGTACGCCCCGCTGTCCTTCGTGACCTCCGCGCTCGCCGCCGCGGCGGGCGGCGCGGTGATGCAGGTCAGCGAGTGGTTCGGGGTGCAGGAGGACGTCATCGAGTGGGTGGGCGACGTGTTCCGCGGGATGTCCGTGACCGGCATGGTGCTCGCGCTGATCGCGCTCGGGCTCGCCGTCGGGTCGGTGGGCGCGCTCGGGCTGTGGGTCGAGATGTGGTGGAACTACCGCCTGGAGCGGGAGCCCGGCGGGACGCTGCGGGTGCGGCGCGGTCTGTTCACGACCCGCTCGGTCTCCCTGGAGGAGGCGCGGCTGCGCGGTGTCGACGTGGTGGAGCCGCTGGGCCTGCGGCTGTCGGGGGCGGCACGCGTGGACGCGGTCGCCACGGGTCTGTCGCGGCGCGACGAGGAGGACCAGGCGGGGCCGAGCACGCTGCTGCCCGCGGCGCCCCGGCGGCTCGCCGACGGAGTCGCGGCGCAGGTGCTGCGGGAGCCGGTGACGCCCACGGCGACGGAGCTCGCGCCGCACCCCCGGGTGGCGCGGGCCCGCCGGATCCGGTGGGCGGTGTCGGCGGCGCTGGCGCCCGCGCTGGTCCTGCTGCTGCTCGGGGCGCTGCTCGGCGTGCGGGTGCTCACGTATCTGGGGGTGGGCACCGCGGTGGTGCTCGTGCCGGTCGCGGTGGCGCTCGCCCGCGACGCGTACCGCAGCCTGGGGCACGCGCTCGACGGCGACTATCTCGTCGTGCGGTCCGGGACCCTGCGCCGCTCCACGGTGGCGCTGCGGCGCGGCGGGGTCATCGGGTGGACCGTCAAGCAGTCCGTGCTGCAGCGCCGCGCGGGCCTGGTGACGCTGAGCGCGACGACGGCCGCGGGCGCGCAGGCGTACGCGGCGTACGACGTGGGGGAAGCGGAGGGTCTCGCCTTCGCGGAGCGAGCGGTACCGGGACTGCTCGCTCCGTTTTTGGAGGGGCGGAATCCCTAG
- a CDS encoding PH domain-containing protein: MVLDQGNRSLRLRPPRHPLDRRAVAWWRTQLLLTVAAPVAVLGLLGALIAPARFWLLLPAAVIAVPGVLVGVLLPLWWYKVHRWEVTDDAVYVRTGFFWMEGRIAPMSRLQTVDTMRGPVQRIFGLTTVTVTTASARGALKVKGLDHETAAELAERLALVTQATPGDAT, encoded by the coding sequence ATGGTTCTTGACCAAGGCAACCGGAGTCTGCGGCTGCGTCCGCCGCGCCACCCCCTGGACCGCCGCGCCGTCGCCTGGTGGCGTACACAGCTGCTGCTGACGGTGGCCGCGCCCGTCGCCGTCCTCGGCCTGCTCGGCGCGCTCATCGCGCCCGCCCGCTTCTGGCTGCTGCTGCCCGCCGCGGTCATCGCGGTGCCGGGGGTGCTCGTCGGCGTGCTGCTGCCGCTGTGGTGGTACAAGGTCCACCGCTGGGAGGTCACCGACGACGCGGTGTACGTGCGGACGGGGTTCTTCTGGATGGAGGGACGGATCGCGCCGATGTCGCGGCTCCAGACCGTCGACACGATGCGCGGGCCCGTCCAGCGGATCTTCGGGCTGACCACCGTGACCGTGACGACGGCGTCCGCCCGGGGCGCCCTGAAGGTCAAGGGGCTCGACCACGAGACGGCCGCCGAACTCGCCGAGCGGCTTGCGCTCGTCACCCAGGCGACGCCGGGGGACGCCACGTGA
- a CDS encoding AIM24 family protein: MKSDLFSSDHMAQPAHAPGMTLQSAKSIKYAVSGEMHARQGAMIAYRGDLQFERKSQGVGGMLKRAVTGEGLPLMAVRGQGEAWFAHEAQNCFIVDIEPGDVLTVNGRNVLCFDATLSYEIKTVKGAGMTGGGLFNSVFTGAGRLGLVCEGTPLVIPVSPQQPVYVDTDAVVGWTAQLSTSLHRSQSIGSMIRGGSGEAVQLKLEGEGYVIVRPSEATPQKPQQH; encoded by the coding sequence ATGAAGAGTGACTTGTTCTCCAGCGACCACATGGCCCAGCCGGCCCACGCGCCCGGCATGACCCTTCAGAGCGCCAAGTCCATCAAGTACGCGGTCAGCGGCGAGATGCACGCCCGGCAGGGCGCGATGATCGCCTACCGGGGCGACCTCCAGTTCGAGCGCAAGAGCCAGGGCGTCGGCGGCATGCTGAAGCGGGCGGTGACCGGCGAGGGGCTGCCGCTGATGGCGGTGCGCGGCCAGGGCGAGGCGTGGTTCGCGCACGAGGCGCAGAACTGCTTCATCGTCGACATCGAGCCCGGTGACGTCCTCACCGTCAACGGCCGCAACGTCCTCTGTTTCGACGCGACCCTCTCGTACGAGATCAAGACGGTGAAGGGCGCGGGCATGACCGGCGGCGGCCTGTTCAACAGCGTCTTCACCGGCGCGGGCCGCCTCGGGCTCGTGTGCGAGGGAACGCCCCTGGTGATTCCCGTCTCGCCGCAGCAGCCCGTGTACGTCGACACGGACGCGGTGGTCGGCTGGACCGCCCAGCTCTCCACCTCCCTGCACCGCTCGCAGTCCATCGGCTCGATGATCCGCGGCGGCTCCGGCGAGGCCGTGCAGCTGAAGCTGGAGGGCGAGGGGTACGTCATCGTGCGGCCGAGCGAGGCCACGCCGCAGAAGCCGCAGCAGCACTGA
- a CDS encoding isocitrate lyase/phosphoenolpyruvate mutase family protein — MTTTLPYEEFRSLHRPGAPLLLPNAWDHASAAALLAAGFRAVGTTSLGVAAAAGLPDGTGATRAETVGLARGLARLDALISVDIEGGFSDDPSEVAAVAVELAEAGAVGVNIEDGRADGTLRDAGHQGEILAAVREAVGGRLFINARTDTRWLRGARCQGQTADRLAGYRQAGADGVFVPGLRDLRMINELTSALGDTPLNVLHASEGPAMAELAEAGVGRVSCGSLLFRAALGAAVTAVRSVADGTPQAEGIPSYAEAQALAGGFA; from the coding sequence ATGACGACGACGCTTCCATACGAGGAATTCCGGTCCCTGCACCGCCCCGGCGCGCCCCTGCTCCTCCCCAACGCATGGGACCACGCGTCCGCCGCCGCACTGCTCGCCGCCGGATTCCGTGCAGTGGGTACGACCAGCCTGGGCGTGGCGGCCGCGGCGGGCCTGCCCGACGGTACGGGGGCGACCCGGGCGGAAACGGTGGGGCTGGCCCGGGGCCTGGCGCGCCTGGACGCGCTGATCAGCGTGGACATCGAGGGAGGCTTCAGCGACGACCCGTCGGAAGTCGCCGCTGTCGCGGTGGAGTTGGCCGAGGCAGGAGCCGTCGGCGTCAATATCGAGGACGGCCGCGCGGACGGCACGCTGCGAGACGCCGGGCACCAGGGGGAGATCCTGGCAGCGGTACGGGAGGCGGTGGGAGGCCGCTTGTTCATCAACGCCCGGACGGATACGCGCTGGTTGCGGGGCGCGCGGTGCCAGGGGCAGACGGCGGACCGTCTCGCCGGGTACCGGCAGGCCGGTGCGGACGGAGTGTTCGTGCCCGGCCTGCGCGACCTGCGGATGATCAACGAGCTGACGTCGGCTCTGGGGGACACCCCGCTCAACGTGCTCCACGCCTCCGAGGGCCCTGCGATGGCGGAGCTGGCGGAGGCGGGCGTCGGGCGGGTCAGCTGCGGCTCGCTCCTGTTCCGGGCGGCGCTGGGGGCGGCGGTGACGGCGGTACGGTCCGTGGCGGACGGTACGCCGCAGGCGGAGGGCATCCCTTCCTATGCGGAGGCGCAGGCGCTGGCGGGCGGGTTCGCTTAA
- a CDS encoding membrane-associated oxidoreductase yields MDTGQLTADERLVWEAYPLGRAVDFREGPERTVRAEVLRALLLEGPRQEGEVPVLRVAGARITGRLDLQYAEVDAAVHLWACVFDETPDLYGARLRQLNLGESVLPGFDATTLRVDGLLRMSGCRVRGPVRLAGARIAGAVLLDGAELGVVGAAGASEPILALHRATIEGDLGADAGFTAHGLVGIEGATVAGNISFDDAVLSNPGGTALHASTLSGGTNLRAQRLRAEGRVNLLGARIPGQVNFEDAHFSNPGGVALRASGVIAACLWMERAARVDGLVTLRGSQFELLHIAPETWPDHVRLDGLTYDRLGPNAPVERRLEVFERDTDGFVQHAYEQLTAAYRRVGDDAAARTVQLAKQRRHRAVLPPYARAWGYLQDVTVGYGFRPTRAAAWLLSLVLVGTVTFALRQPPALKPDESPEFNALAYTLDLLLPIVDFGQERAYAAAGAYQWFGYALVALGWTLATTIAAGVTRAISRQ; encoded by the coding sequence GTGGATACGGGGCAACTGACCGCCGATGAGCGGCTGGTGTGGGAGGCGTACCCGCTCGGGCGGGCCGTCGACTTCAGGGAGGGCCCGGAGCGGACCGTGCGGGCCGAGGTGCTGCGGGCGCTGCTCCTGGAAGGGCCCCGGCAGGAGGGCGAGGTCCCGGTCCTCCGGGTGGCCGGCGCGCGGATCACCGGACGGCTCGACCTCCAGTACGCGGAGGTGGACGCAGCGGTCCACCTGTGGGCCTGCGTCTTCGACGAGACGCCGGATCTGTACGGGGCAAGGCTGCGCCAGCTGAACCTGGGCGAGTCTGTGCTGCCCGGCTTCGACGCGACGACCCTGCGGGTGGACGGGTTGCTGCGGATGTCGGGGTGCCGCGTCCGGGGCCCTGTCCGGCTCGCCGGTGCGCGGATCGCGGGGGCGGTCCTGCTCGACGGGGCGGAACTGGGCGTCGTGGGTGCGGCGGGGGCGTCCGAGCCGATCCTCGCGCTGCACCGTGCCACGATCGAGGGCGACCTGGGGGCCGACGCGGGCTTCACGGCTCACGGCCTGGTCGGCATCGAGGGTGCCACGGTCGCGGGGAACATCTCGTTCGACGATGCGGTGTTGAGCAATCCCGGGGGGACGGCGCTCCACGCGTCCACGCTCAGTGGTGGGACCAACCTGCGCGCGCAGCGGCTACGGGCGGAGGGGCGGGTCAATCTGCTGGGCGCCCGCATACCGGGACAGGTCAATTTCGAGGACGCGCACTTCTCCAACCCGGGCGGGGTTGCCCTGCGGGCAAGCGGCGTGATCGCCGCGTGTCTGTGGATGGAGCGGGCCGCGCGCGTGGACGGTCTGGTCACGCTGCGGGGCTCGCAGTTCGAGCTTCTCCACATCGCCCCGGAGACCTGGCCGGACCACGTCCGCCTCGATGGTCTGACGTACGACAGACTGGGCCCGAACGCGCCGGTCGAGCGACGGCTTGAGGTGTTCGAACGCGACACCGACGGTTTCGTTCAGCACGCGTACGAGCAGCTCACCGCCGCGTACCGCCGGGTCGGCGACGACGCGGCGGCCCGCACGGTGCAGCTCGCGAAGCAGCGGCGCCATCGGGCCGTGCTGCCTCCGTACGCGCGGGCCTGGGGGTACCTCCAGGACGTGACCGTCGGCTACGGGTTCCGGCCTACGCGGGCGGCGGCGTGGCTGCTGTCGCTCGTGCTGGTCGGCACGGTGACGTTCGCGCTGCGGCAGCCGCCCGCGCTGAAGCCGGACGAGTCCCCGGAGTTCAACGCGCTGGCGTACACGCTGGACCTGCTGCTGCCGATCGTCGACTTCGGGCAGGAGCGGGCGTATGCGGCGGCGGGGGCGTACCAGTGGTTCGGGTACGCGTTGGTGGCGCTGGGGTGGACGTTGGCGACGACGATCGCGGCGGGCGTGACGAGGGCGATCAGCCGTCAGTAG
- a CDS encoding DUF397 domain-containing protein, protein MRKYDLSGARWRKSSYSSGDDSDNCVEVADGVPGVVPVRDSKAPQGPALVIGAGAWTAFVTHAAATDG, encoded by the coding sequence ATGCGCAAGTACGACCTGAGTGGCGCCCGCTGGCGCAAGAGCAGTTACAGCAGCGGCGATGACAGTGACAACTGCGTCGAGGTCGCCGACGGAGTCCCCGGCGTCGTCCCCGTACGGGACAGCAAGGCCCCCCAGGGCCCCGCCCTGGTCATCGGCGCCGGCGCCTGGACCGCGTTCGTGACGCACGCTGCGGCTACTGACGGCTGA
- a CDS encoding helix-turn-helix domain-containing protein yields the protein MANGSRQAAWEFFGAELKRRREDAGLSQSALGVRVFVSGGYIGQFEQAIRKPQLDVAQRIDEVLQTDGFFERLWRKLIKDQPFTEYFAHAAELERLATKICEFEPALIPGLLQTPDYARGLFIASNPFATGEYIEDLLRIRMDRAAILKDATRPVYWVIVHETAVLIPVGGSDTMADQLAYLGTMVREHKVVLQVIPFAAGAHPRMGKMMKLMEFEDAPPTVYTEGVHSSSLLDEPTVVKRVQASYDLLRAVALSPEASLALIDSAAEDFRQCASTT from the coding sequence ATGGCCAATGGTTCGAGGCAGGCGGCATGGGAGTTCTTCGGCGCGGAGCTGAAGCGGAGACGGGAGGACGCGGGGCTCAGCCAGTCGGCGCTGGGGGTCCGCGTATTCGTTTCCGGGGGCTACATCGGCCAGTTCGAGCAGGCGATTCGAAAACCTCAGCTGGATGTGGCTCAACGCATTGATGAGGTGCTACAAACCGATGGCTTTTTCGAACGGTTGTGGCGAAAGCTGATCAAGGATCAACCCTTTACCGAGTACTTTGCGCATGCGGCGGAGTTGGAACGGCTGGCGACGAAGATCTGCGAGTTCGAGCCGGCCCTGATCCCCGGCCTGTTGCAGACCCCGGATTACGCTCGGGGACTGTTCATCGCAAGCAACCCGTTCGCGACGGGCGAGTACATCGAGGACCTGCTCAGGATCCGCATGGACCGCGCGGCGATCCTCAAGGACGCCACACGCCCGGTGTACTGGGTGATCGTGCACGAGACCGCAGTGCTCATCCCCGTCGGCGGATCCGACACCATGGCCGACCAGCTCGCCTACCTCGGCACCATGGTGCGCGAGCACAAAGTGGTGCTGCAGGTGATTCCGTTCGCAGCCGGGGCCCACCCGAGGATGGGCAAGATGATGAAGCTCATGGAGTTCGAGGACGCGCCGCCAACTGTCTATACAGAAGGCGTGCATTCATCGAGCCTGCTCGATGAACCGACAGTGGTGAAGCGAGTACAGGCGTCCTACGATCTGCTCAGGGCCGTCGCGCTGTCACCGGAGGCGTCCCTGGCCCTGATCGACTCTGCGGCGGAGGACTTCCGACAATGCGCAAGTACGACCTGA
- a CDS encoding PIN domain-containing protein has product MDGADTNALYRLFTPKDPRHAAHKEALARVGHLIVSPMVLTELDYLLTQRVGAQASMTALDFIARQAEARRFEIPETAPHLRGAMAVMRGYGDAADGKGVGLADAMNVALAAAFQTADMLTADAHFRMMRPLTAHRAFRLLPDDL; this is encoded by the coding sequence GTGGACGGGGCGGACACCAACGCCCTGTACCGCCTGTTCACACCGAAGGATCCGCGCCATGCCGCGCACAAGGAGGCGCTCGCCCGCGTCGGACATTTGATCGTTTCACCCATGGTGCTCACCGAACTCGACTACTTGCTGACGCAGCGGGTCGGGGCTCAGGCGTCCATGACAGCCCTCGATTTCATCGCGCGCCAGGCGGAAGCCCGCCGCTTCGAGATCCCGGAGACGGCTCCGCATCTGCGCGGGGCCATGGCGGTGATGCGCGGGTACGGCGACGCGGCCGACGGTAAGGGTGTCGGTCTGGCGGATGCCATGAACGTGGCCCTCGCGGCGGCCTTCCAGACCGCCGACATGCTGACCGCCGACGCGCACTTCCGGATGATGCGTCCCTTGACCGCGCATCGAGCGTTCCGACTGCTCCCCGACGACCTGTGA